In the genome of Armatimonadota bacterium, one region contains:
- a CDS encoding glutathionylspermidine synthase family protein yields the protein MKRFSHPPRPDWEAKVEEWGLTFHTHEGKPYWNESAHYAFYEREIDELEEATNALYRMCLQAVQFVIDEDRFDQMAVPPEAVNAIKKSWHDRPPTVYGRFDFGYDGDGPPKLFEFNADTPTSLLEAAVVQWQWLQEFAPEADQFNSLWEGLIEVWKGLKSKRGALKGDTVYFAHEAHMEDLMTVTVLRDTAQEAGLRTEALHMKDIGWHSARHTFVDLQERDIETVFKLYPWEWILTDKFGQYALATYGKTQWIEPVWKLLLANKGILAVLWEMFPGHPNLLPAYIGRSQTLTEYVKKPLYSREGANVMMKADGRIVRTPGAYGDKGYVFQGLYRLPDFEGNRPVIGSWVIGGEARGMGIRESDGPVTDDFARFVPHLFA from the coding sequence TTGAAGCGGTTCTCCCATCCACCCCGGCCCGATTGGGAGGCCAAGGTCGAAGAGTGGGGGCTCACGTTCCACACGCACGAAGGGAAGCCCTACTGGAACGAGTCGGCGCACTACGCGTTCTACGAGCGCGAGATCGACGAGCTGGAAGAAGCGACGAACGCGCTCTACCGGATGTGCCTGCAGGCGGTGCAGTTCGTCATCGACGAGGACCGATTCGACCAGATGGCCGTTCCGCCGGAGGCGGTCAACGCGATCAAGAAGTCGTGGCACGACCGACCGCCGACGGTCTACGGCCGCTTCGACTTCGGTTATGACGGGGACGGTCCGCCGAAGCTTTTCGAGTTCAACGCCGACACGCCGACGTCGCTGCTCGAGGCGGCGGTCGTGCAGTGGCAGTGGCTCCAAGAGTTCGCTCCCGAGGCCGACCAGTTCAACTCGCTTTGGGAGGGCCTCATCGAGGTGTGGAAGGGTCTCAAATCGAAGCGGGGCGCTTTAAAGGGCGACACCGTCTACTTCGCCCATGAAGCGCACATGGAGGACCTGATGACGGTGACGGTCCTTCGCGACACCGCCCAAGAGGCAGGACTGCGCACTGAGGCGCTCCACATGAAGGACATCGGCTGGCACAGCGCGCGGCACACGTTCGTCGACCTTCAAGAGCGGGACATCGAGACGGTCTTCAAACTCTATCCTTGGGAGTGGATCTTGACGGACAAGTTCGGCCAATACGCGCTGGCGACGTACGGCAAAACGCAGTGGATCGAGCCGGTCTGGAAACTGCTCCTGGCGAACAAAGGGATCCTCGCGGTCCTGTGGGAGATGTTCCCTGGTCATCCGAACCTGTTGCCCGCTTACATCGGGAGGTCGCAGACGTTGACCGAGTACGTCAAAAAGCCGCTCTACTCCCGCGAGGGGGCGAACGTCATGATGAAAGCGGACGGCCGCATCGTCCGGACACCGGGCGCGTACGGGGACAAGGGCTACGTTTTCCAGGGCCTTTACCGGCTCCCGGACTTCGAGGGTAACCGCCCTGTGATCGGAAGCTGGGTCATCGGCGGCGAGGCGCGCGGCATGGGGATCCGAGAAAGCGACGGGCCCGTCACGGACGACTTCGCCCGATTCGTCCCTCACCTCTTCGCCTGA
- a CDS encoding glycoside hydrolase family 15 protein — protein MPRPLVYGNGRFLIAFDRRHRARDLFFPNVGYPNHLLGHTVKTGIWSDGEFGWCDADDWDIRQDYERSCLVGRSLWRSWKAGFEIDVQEAAHPEEALFVRRFRVTDLRGLARNVTLFSTQNLIHGQSDVGNTAFWNPFCQALVHYRGPYCTLVAARASHGGPPQYATGLTGFGDLEGTWRDAEDGRLSANPIAQGSVDSTIGVGLAADGLETLDLAFVCGSRLDEVVGLLERSEAAGWDEVFERTRTSGQIYVSKAPALELSERIGALVERSLLLVRSQIDHEGAIVAANDSDILATNRATYSYCWPRDGACVSRVMASLGSPEIAEGFLQYCRRIEPRDQPFFLQKYRSDGNLGASWHPWIVNGRPEIPFQEDETALVLLLLAEQAATLSGDWEPFGRKLADAIVAHRAPDGTPLPSWDLWEERHGVHFFTACTAVAALLAASTVWSEAAYAEAARGTLEALETVFWNGTSYDRMIGDATLDSAVLGGMLLCGGLDPDRQRATFERLEEGLTVRSPIGGLARYEGDYYFRQTDLYPGNPWVISTMWSARMSARFGDTGSAWKKLEWVVDRAETTGVLAEQYHPETGAPLSVSPLTWSHTEFLETAALLGAS, from the coding sequence ATGCCACGGCCGCTCGTCTACGGGAACGGACGCTTCCTCATCGCGTTCGACCGTAGGCACCGCGCCAGGGACCTGTTCTTCCCGAACGTCGGGTATCCGAACCATCTCCTTGGGCACACGGTCAAAACGGGGATCTGGTCGGACGGCGAATTCGGGTGGTGCGACGCCGACGACTGGGACATTCGTCAGGACTACGAACGGTCGTGCCTCGTCGGGCGTTCGCTGTGGCGTTCGTGGAAAGCCGGCTTCGAGATCGACGTCCAGGAGGCGGCACACCCGGAAGAAGCGCTGTTCGTGCGCCGGTTCCGGGTGACCGACCTCCGCGGCCTCGCACGGAACGTCACCCTGTTCTCGACGCAAAACCTGATCCATGGACAGAGCGACGTCGGCAACACCGCGTTCTGGAACCCGTTCTGCCAAGCTTTGGTCCATTACCGGGGTCCGTACTGCACGCTCGTCGCCGCCCGGGCCTCCCATGGGGGCCCGCCCCAGTATGCGACGGGTTTGACCGGCTTCGGCGATCTCGAGGGGACCTGGCGCGACGCCGAGGACGGACGTTTGAGCGCGAACCCGATCGCCCAGGGATCCGTGGACTCTACGATCGGCGTCGGACTGGCCGCCGACGGTCTGGAAACGCTCGACTTGGCGTTCGTCTGCGGATCGCGGCTGGACGAGGTCGTCGGTCTCTTGGAGCGGTCCGAGGCGGCGGGATGGGACGAGGTGTTCGAGCGGACGCGGACGTCCGGTCAAATCTATGTCTCGAAGGCCCCGGCCCTGGAGCTTTCCGAGCGCATCGGTGCCCTCGTGGAGCGGAGCCTGTTGCTCGTGCGTTCCCAGATCGATCATGAAGGCGCGATCGTCGCCGCCAACGATTCCGACATCCTGGCGACGAACCGTGCGACGTACAGCTATTGTTGGCCGCGGGACGGGGCGTGCGTGTCGCGGGTCATGGCGTCGCTCGGATCGCCCGAAATCGCAGAGGGCTTTCTCCAGTACTGCCGCCGCATCGAACCGAGAGACCAACCGTTCTTCCTACAAAAGTATCGGAGCGACGGCAACCTCGGAGCGTCGTGGCACCCGTGGATCGTGAACGGCCGGCCGGAAATCCCGTTCCAAGAAGATGAGACCGCCCTGGTGCTGTTGCTCCTTGCGGAGCAGGCCGCGACGCTGTCCGGAGACTGGGAGCCGTTCGGGAGGAAGCTGGCCGACGCGATCGTGGCCCACCGGGCGCCCGACGGGACGCCGCTCCCGAGTTGGGACCTGTGGGAAGAGCGGCACGGCGTCCACTTCTTTACCGCGTGCACGGCCGTGGCGGCCTTGCTCGCCGCGTCCACCGTTTGGTCGGAAGCGGCCTACGCAGAGGCCGCTCGCGGAACGCTCGAAGCGCTCGAAACCGTGTTCTGGAACGGCACGTCTTACGATCGGATGATTGGCGACGCGACTCTGGACTCGGCCGTCCTCGGCGGGATGCTGCTCTGCGGCGGCCTTGACCCGGACCGGCAAAGGGCGACGTTCGAACGACTGGAGGAAGGCCTCACCGTCCGCTCCCCGATCGGTGGGCTGGCCCGATACGAAGGCGACTACTACTTCCGGCAGACCGACCTGTACCCGGGAAACCCGTGGGTCATCTCCACCATGTGGTCGGCCCGGATGTCCGCGCGGTTCGGGGACACGGGGTCGGCGTGGAAGAAGTTGGAATGGGTCGTGGACAGGGCCGAAACGACCGGCGTCTTGGCCGAGCAGTACCATCCCGAAACCGGCGCGCCGTTGAGCGTCAGCCCCTTGACCTGGTCGCATACGGAGTTTCTCGAGACCGCCGCATTGCTCGGCGCGTCCTGA